A part of Aegilops tauschii subsp. strangulata cultivar AL8/78 chromosome 2, Aet v6.0, whole genome shotgun sequence genomic DNA contains:
- the LOC109764132 gene encoding probable mixed-linked glucan synthase 8 isoform X1, with protein sequence MGSLAAADGAGHASNGAGVADQALALENGTGNGHKAGVADRETPVLQANGGSKVAKKISPKDKYWVAADEGEMAAAIADGGEDGRRPLLYRTFKVKGILLHPYRLLSLIRLVAIVLFFVWRVRHPYADGMWLWWISMVGDLWFGVTWLLNQVAKLNPVKRVPNLALLEQQFDLPDGNSNLPCLDVFINTVDPINEPMIYTMNSIISILAADYPVDKHACYLSDDGGSIIHYDGLLETAKFAALWVPFCRKHSIEPRAPESYFSLNTRPYTGNAPQDFVNDRRHMCREYDEFKERLDALFTLIPKRSDVYNHAAAKEGAKATWMADGTQWPGTWIDPAENHKKGQHVGIVKVMLKHPSYEPELGLGASTNSPLDFSAVDVRLPMLVYISREKSPSCDHQKKAGAMNVQLRVSALLTNAPFIINFDGDHYVNNSKAFRAGICFMLDRREGDNTAFVQFPQRFDDVDPTDRYCNHNRVFFDATLLGLNGIQGPSYVGTGCMFRRVALYGVDPPRWRPDDVKIVDSSTKFGSSASFISSILPAADQERSIMSPPALEESVMADLAHVMTCAYEDGTEWGSDVGWVYNIATEDVVTGFRLHRNGWRSMYCRMEPDAFAGTAPINLTERLYQILRWSGGSLEMFFSRNCPLLAGRRLHPMQRIAYANMTAYPVSSVFLVFYLLFPVIWIFRGQFYIQKPFPTYVLYLVIVIALTELIGMVEIKWAGLTLLDWIRNEQFYIIGATAVYPTAVFHIVLKLFGLKGVSFKLTAKQVASSTSDKFAELYAVQWAPMLIPTMVVIAVNVCAIGASIGKAIVGGWSLMQMADAGLGLVFNAWILVLIYPFALGMIGRWSKRPYILFILFVIAFILIALVDIAIQAMRSGFVRFHFKSSGGATFPTSWGL encoded by the exons ATGGGTTCTTTGGCGGCAGCCGACGGGGCCGGTCATGCGAGCAATGGCGCCGGCGTCGCGGACCAGGCGCTGGCGCTCGAGAACGGCACCGGCAATGGGCACAAGGCCGGCGTCGCCGACAGAGAGACGCCAGTACTGCAGGCGAACGGCGGCAGCAAGGTGGCGAAGAAGATCAGCCCGAAGGACAAGTACTGGGTGGCCGCCGACGAGGGGGAGATGGCGGCGGCCATAGCGGACGGCGGCGAGGACGGCCGGCGGCCGCTGCTGTACCGGACGTTCAAAGTCAAGGGCATCCTCCTGCATCCCTACAG GTTGCTGAGCTTGATCAGATTGGTTGCTATCGTCCTATTTTTCGTATGGCGTGTCAGACACCCATACGCTGATGGCATGTGGCTCTGGTGGATATCGATGGTTGGGGATCTTTGGTTTGGCGTCACTTGGTTGCTAAACCAAGTTGCAAAGCTCAATCCTGTCAAGCGTGTCCCCAACCTTGCCCTCTTGGAACAGCAGTTTGATCTCCCTGACGGCAACTCCAACCTTCCTTGCCTTGATGTCTTCATCAACACCGTTGATCCCATTAATGAACCTATGATATACACTATGAACTCCATCATATCCATCCTTGCTGCAGACTATCCAGTTGACAAGCATGCTTGCTACCTCTCAGATGATGGTGGGTCAATAATCCATTATGATGGTTTGCTTGAGACTGCAAAATTTGCTGCATTATGGGTTCCCTTTTGCCGAAAACATTCCATTGAGCCAAGGGCCCCTGAGAGCTATTTTTCTTTGAATACACGCCCATACACTGGAAATGCACCACAAGACTTTGTCAACGATCGCAGACACATGTGTAGAGAGTATGATGAGTTCAAGGAGCGGTTAGATGCACTTTTTACCCTTATTCCCAAGCGGTCAGATGTGTACAATCATGCTGCTGCCAAAGAAGGTGCAAAGGCAACTTGGATGGCAGATGGGACACAGTGGCCAGGCACATGGATTGACCCAGCTGAAAACCATAAGAAAGGACAACATGTTGGAATCGTTAAG GTTATGTTGAAACATCCAAGTTATGAACCAGAACTTGGTCTAGGAGCAAGCACCAACAGTCCTCTAGACTTCAGTGCGGTTGATGTGCGCCTCCCAATGCTTGTTTACATCTCCCGTGAGAAGAGTCCAAGCTGTGATCATCAAAAGAAGGCAGGTGCCATGAACGTACAGTTGCGAGTCTCTGCCCTCCTGACCAATGCTCCCTTCATCATCAACTTTGATGGTGACCACTACGTCAACAATTCGAAAGCCTTCCGTGCTGGCATATGTTTCATGCTCGATCGCCGTGAAGGTGACAATACTGCCTTTGTCCAGTTTCCTCAACGCTTCGATGATGTTGATCCCACAGATAGGTACTGCAATCACAATCGTGTCTTCTTTGACGCCACCTTGCTCGGCCTCAATGGCATCCAAGGGCCGTCTTATGTTGGCACTGGTTGCATGTTCCGCCGTGTCGCACTTTACGGTGTTGACCCACCTCGCTGGAGACCTGATGACGTCAAGATCGTGGACAGCTCCACCAAGTTTGGCAGTTCAGCGTCATTCATCAGCTCAATACTGCCAGCAGCAGACCAAGAACGCTCCATCATGTCGCCGCCGGCACTTGAAGAGTCTGTCATGGCTGACTTAGCTCATGTCATGACATGTGCATATGAGGACGGGACTGAATGGGGCAGCGACGTTGGTTGGGTGTACAACATTGCAACCGAGGATGTGGTGACCGGCTTCCGGCTGCACCGGAATGGGTGGCGATCCATGTACTGCCGCATGGAGCCAGATGCATTCGCCGGCACCGCGCCAATCAACCTCACTGAGCGGCTCTACCAGATCTTGCGCTGGTCGGGGGGCTCCCTTGAGATGTTCTTCTCGCGCAACTGCCCACTCCTGGCTGGTCGCCGCCTCCACCCAATGCAGAGAATTGCCTATGCCAACATGACAGCCTACCCAGTTTCATCTGTCTTTCTTGTGTTCTATCTCCTCTTCCCGGTGATATGGATCTTCCGTGGGCAATTCTACATACAGAAGCCATTTCCCACATATGTATTGTACCTCGTCATCGTCATTGCCCTGACCGAGTTAATCGGTATGGTTGAGATCAAGTGGGCTGGGCTCACGCTGCTGGACTGGATCCGCAACGAGCAGTTCTACATTATTGGTGCAACAGCCGTGTACCCTACAGCAGTATTTCACATAGTGCTGAAGTTGTTTGGCCTGAAGGGTGTTTCCTTCAAGCTTACGGCGAAACAGGTAGCAAGCAGTACCAGCGACAAGTTTGCTGAACTGTATGCCGTGCAGTGGGCTCCGATGCTGATCCCTACCATGGTGGTGATAGCGGTGAATGTTTGTGCCATTGGCGCGTCGATAGGCAAGGCGATAGTGGGAGGATGGTCACTGATGCAGA